The DNA segment TAAGCCCGTTCAGGGAGATCGGTTTCAGCCAACGGGCTTTCCCAGCCTGGGCACGGCAACCTATCAAACACGCGATGGGCAGAATGTGCTCGTGGAGAGCGCACAGAGTATGGCCAATCGACTGGAAGGTGTGTGCTGGGACACCGGCGTCAACCAGCCTGTTGCGTGTTTGCGGGGGATTAGCCATGTCACAGTGAACAGGCAAGGAAAGTTTCTGACAGACTCCATGCTCGAGTCGCATCGCATCAATAGCCCCTATTTGCTCGAAGGAAAGGACAAGACGTTTATCGAACAACTCAAATCTGACCTTGGTGGATTAGACGAAGGGCCAATTGATCGCCGTCTTCTGGCAGAAGTCTTGCTCAAGTACGACATCGGCAGTCTGATTCATGGAGTATTCCTCGCAAAGAAAGAGTTGGCGGGTGGTCGGTTGCGAATCGCCCGGGCTCTATCCGCATTCATTGAAGCCTACGGAGTGCGAGTTGCGGCATCCGGTGGCGTGAAGAATGATCATGTGAACCCATCAGGTGATACAAAAAGCGGATTCGGCAATGTGCCGTTTTCACGTGATGAATTTGTGGCCGACAAAATTGTCTGCCATATCAATTTGGACCTGGCTCAAATTCGCGGCTTCGGTCTGAACGAAGATGCCGAAGTGTTGCTGATTGCGTTGGCTCTGTACCGAATTCGCAAGCTGCTCGACGGCGATCTGCGCCTACGTACAGCCTGTGATCTGGAGCCAGTCAATCGTGAGCAGATCGTCGCCAATCGACCTGCTGGCTTTGTTCTGCCAACGCTGACGGAATTGGAAACCGCAGTTGCAGCGGCGATCAAGAAATGTGGCAACGCGATGGTTCATACCACCGTCAATTTCGAAGATGACTTGAAGAAGGCCAAAGACAAGGATTCTGCTGGCGACTCACCAGAAAATGATGAAGCTGCCGATGCTGAAGAGGATGGAGAATAAGATGCCTGCGATCAAAGTTAGTTTTCCCGCAGGTCGCTACCATGCGACTCCCTGGGGGCATCATGTCAATGAAGGACAAATCGAATGGCCCCCCAGTCCCTGGCGACTGCTGCGGGCTCTAGTCGCCTGCGGATTTGCAACTCAACATTGGCGAGAAATTCCAGAGGCAGGCAGATCACTGATCTGCAAATTGGCTGATGTCTTGCCCAGCTATCGCCTGCCCTCCGCCAGTGCAGCGCATAGCCGCCATTACATGCCGGTTGGCACGCTGGATAAAGGACGAGAAAAGACTACTCTTGTTTTCGACACGTGGGCGAATATCGGCGATGACGACCTGGTGATTCACTGGGATTGCTCATTGACCGAAGACGAACGCTCGCTGTTCGGGAAACTTGTGGACTGCCTGGGTTACCTGGGGCGGAGCGAAAGCTGGATCGAAGCCGAGGTCCTGGACGACAACTTCATTGATTCGATCCAATTCACCGCCGTTCCGCACGAGCACGGGCAGCAGCGTGGGCGCGGCTGGGAACAGATTACGACCATTGCGCCCCTCCCAAACAACGACTATACCGCCTGGCGTGAACCGATCGTGGAGAATTTGCTGCGTGAGTTTCCGCTACCGGCAGGCAAGAAAAAGCCAACCGAAAAGTTGTTAAAGGATCGAGCAAAAACTGTACAACCTTATCCACTGGATATTCTCGAATGCCTGCAAAAAGATACGGCCTGGTGGAAGCAGCAGCGATGGAGCCAACCTCCCGGTTCGCAAAAGGTCGTCTACTGGCGACGATCCGATGCTCTGGAAGTCGGAGTACCCTATCGAATGAAGACCCCAGCAGTCCGACCAGTGACGACCATGTTACTGGCGATCACCAGTCCCAGCGGCAATAAGTCGGCGCTGCCGGCGGTGGCTCGCACTTTACCGCAGGCGGAACTATTGCACCGGGCGCTGGTTGGCTTGGTAGGCAAAGGGTCTAAGGTTGATTGCCCAGAGCTTACGGGCAAAGATAAACTGGGCCAGCCTCTGTCTGGGACTCATTCACATGCCCATATTCTTCCGGTTGATCTGGACTGCGACGGCCATCTGGATCATGTCGTTATTCA comes from the Pirellulaceae bacterium genome and includes:
- the cas7u gene encoding type I-U CRISPR-associated protein Cas7, which gives rise to MSEFSSLKSVNRLLLSVELKPVQGDRFQPTGFPSLGTATYQTRDGQNVLVESAQSMANRLEGVCWDTGVNQPVACLRGISHVTVNRQGKFLTDSMLESHRINSPYLLEGKDKTFIEQLKSDLGGLDEGPIDRRLLAEVLLKYDIGSLIHGVFLAKKELAGGRLRIARALSAFIEAYGVRVAASGGVKNDHVNPSGDTKSGFGNVPFSRDEFVADKIVCHINLDLAQIRGFGLNEDAEVLLIALALYRIRKLLDGDLRLRTACDLEPVNREQIVANRPAGFVLPTLTELETAVAAAIKKCGNAMVHTTVNFEDDLKKAKDKDSAGDSPENDEAADAEEDGE
- the cas5u6u gene encoding type I-U CRISPR-associated protein Cas5/Cas6; its protein translation is MPAIKVSFPAGRYHATPWGHHVNEGQIEWPPSPWRLLRALVACGFATQHWREIPEAGRSLICKLADVLPSYRLPSASAAHSRHYMPVGTLDKGREKTTLVFDTWANIGDDDLVIHWDCSLTEDERSLFGKLVDCLGYLGRSESWIEAEVLDDNFIDSIQFTAVPHEHGQQRGRGWEQITTIAPLPNNDYTAWREPIVENLLREFPLPAGKKKPTEKLLKDRAKTVQPYPLDILECLQKDTAWWKQQRWSQPPGSQKVVYWRRSDALEVGVPYRMKTPAVRPVTTMLLAITSPSGNKSALPAVARTLPQAELLHRALVGLVGKGSKVDCPELTGKDKLGQPLSGTHSHAHILPVDLDCDGHLDHVVIHAPVGLGDLAQQAIRSMRRTWTKGGVGDMQLALVGCGDLDSMRLIPEPLLDQITNILGPPGGSTTWVSLTPFVPPRFQKKQGKNSLPGQVNAELQSRGLPEAAHIEVLPWDSNTLPLRHFVRCRIGNPPPTDVGYPLQIRFSEPVVPMRPIALGYASHFGLGLFAAGGFGSEGSVE